The Plectropomus leopardus isolate mb chromosome 15, YSFRI_Pleo_2.0, whole genome shotgun sequence genome has a segment encoding these proteins:
- the LOC121954302 gene encoding androgen-dependent TFPI-regulating protein, whose product MASVLRIVYHIAAFSWYAFVVKSLADKDGEELPAGIFVYGGPWKYLTFLNLLLQMLFFGLAALNDLQPGKKSESTLNRCKDLLFCVFAFPVGMFVVLLFWTIFAYDRELVYPATIDTFFPPWINHAMHSLVLPVLLGEVLVQPHSYPQTKHALAALGGVGLAYLFWIIWVYLSVGIWVYPLLAHFSTAGLMGFFFFNMTVVTSLYMLGDKLNSHVWRKDVNKMTAKAK is encoded by the exons ATGGCATCAGTCCTGAGGATAGTGTACCACATCGCAGCATTCAGCTGGTACGCTTTTGTTGTGAAGAGTCTCGCTGATAAAGATGGAGAGGAGCTACCAGCAGGAATCTTTGTTTATGGCGGACCTTGGAAATACCTCACTTTTTTGAATTTG ttattacaaatgttattCTTTGGACTGGCGGCACTTAATGATCTACAACCTGGGAAAAAGTCAGAGAGCACTCTGAACAGATGTAAAGACCTTCTCTTCTGTGTCTTTGCCTTCCCCGTGGGCATG tTTGTTGTTCTTCTTTTCTGGACGATCTTTGCCTATGACCGAGAATTAGTCTACCCGGCAACTATTGACACCTTCTTCCCCCCCTGGATAAACCACGCTATG CACTCATTGGTTCTTCCTGTTTTACTTGGAGAGGTGCTGGTGCAGCCTCACAGCTACCCACAGACGAAACATGCGCTGGCAGCATTAGGAGGCGTGGGCTTGGCTTACTTATTTTG GATTATATGGGTGTACTTGTCGGTTGGGATTTGGGTGTATCCCCTTCTTGCGCACTTCAGCACTGCTGGTCTGATGGGCTTCTTCTTTTTCAACATGACGGTGGTGACATCGCTGTACATGCTGGGGGACAAGCTGAACAGCCACGTCTGGA GAAAGGACGTGaacaaaatgacagcaaaagCGAAATAA
- the LOC121954299 gene encoding LOW QUALITY PROTEIN: probable E3 ubiquitin-protein ligase HERC4 (The sequence of the model RefSeq protein was modified relative to this genomic sequence to represent the inferred CDS: deleted 1 base in 1 codon), producing the protein MLCWGNASYGQLGLGGIDEEIVVEPRKCEFFHGKQVCDVGCGHRHTAFLLEDGTVYTCGCNDLGQLGHEKSRKKPEQVVALDAQIIVAVSCGESHTLALNDKGQVFSWGQGSDGQLGLNNFEECVRVPRNIKSLSDVQIAQVACGFWHSHALSRGGQIFSWGQNRCGQLGLGISGQSISTPQIIQSLQGIPFARISAGGAHSFALTFSGAVFGWGSNKFGQLGLNDSNDRYFPTLLKSLRSQRVIYIACGEDHTAALTKEGGVFTFGAGGYGQLGHNSTNHEINPRKVFELMGNVVTQISCGRQHTIAFTPSCGKMYSFGLGGNGQLGTRSTCNRKSPAPVKCSWVASNSPTDSDSGQGCCVKRIYAGGDQSFAHYCTANKLHNIDDVRIQDSHRTILTLNQEVIERWWNHSPGRLPQEIANEIDLVFSSASCLNGSFLSKSHPDHYSTSSKCSGVDMNTARLLFHRLVQQDHPEIAQQIAASLEKHLIPRLGSSPPDIEALRLYLTLPECPLFSDRNNYVTISIPFAKSLLNLKEAPLKVLGNWWSRFEPQVFQRLVELYKEVVVYLLQMHKMGIPSVEQRIFTCFLDTSLRLLEILHTVSERAGHIIQYDKFYIHELDDLIDIRNDYVTWIQRQMYPMGHDGVVTLCRYPFVFDAQAKTTLLHTDAVIQMQMAVDQAQMQNFSSMFLPAVESVNPCLILIVRRENIVGDTMEVLRKSKNVDYKKPLKVIFVGEEAVDAGGVRKEFFLLIMKELLDPKYGMFRYYEESRLIWFSNKTFEDIDLFNLIGVICGLAIYNLTIVELNFPVALYKKLLKRKPTLDDLKELMPDVGRSLQHLLDYTEDDLEDIFCLNFTITEENYGATEVLELVRGGEDIPVNKSNRQDFVNAYVDYVFNTSVAPLFECFYAGFHKVCGGKVLELFQPNELQAMVIGNTNYDWTELEKSTEYKGEYWADHPTIRLFWEVFHSLPLEKKKQFLLFLTGSDRIPILGMKSLKLVIQPTGGGEHYLPVAHTCFNLLDLPKYTSLETLREKLLQAIEHNQGFNLV; encoded by the exons ATGCTGTGCTGGGGAAATGCCTCCTACGGGCAGCTGGGTTTAGGTGGGATTGATGAAGAGATTGTGGTGGAGCCACGAAAATGTGAATTCTTTCACGGGAAGCAAGTGTGTGATGTGGGGTGtggccacagacacacagcctTCCTGCTGGAGGATGGGACAGTGTACACCTGTGGCTGCAATGACCTAGGACAGCTGGGACATGAGAAGTCCAGAAAGAAACCAG AACAGGTAGTGGCCCTGGATGCACAGATCATAGTGGCAGTGTCATGTGGAGAGTCCCATACACTCGCCCTGAATGACAAAGGGCAGGTTTTCTCGTGGGGCCAGGGCTCAGATGGGCAGCTGGGCCTAAATAACTTTGAAGAATGTGTTCGTGTGCCTAG aAATATCAAGAGTTTGTCAGATGTACAAATTGCTCAGGTAGCCTGTGGGTTTTGGCACTCCCACGCACTTTCGAGAG GAGGCCAAATCTTCTCCTGGGGCCAGAATCGATGCGGACAACTCGGGCTGGGAATTAGCGGACAGAGCATTTCCACGCCCCAAATCATCCAGTCTCTGCAGGGCATTCCTTTTGCCCGGATATCAGCAGGCGGCGCTCACAGCTTTGCCCTCACTTTCTCAGGAGCAGTGTTTGGTTGGGGGAGCAACAAGTTTGGTCAGCTGGGACTCAATGACAGCAATG atcggTATTTCCCAACCTTGCTGAAGTCCCTTAGGTCGCAGAGAGTGATCTACATCGCCTGTGGAGAGGatcacacagcagcactgaCCAAG GAAGGAggtgtgtttacatttggagCAGGAGGATACGGACAACTTGGACATAACTCCACAAACCATGAAATCAACCCTAGGAAAGTGTTTGAgctcatgggaaatgtagtcaCGCAGATTTCATGTGGAAG GCAGCACACGATCGCTTTCACGCCCTCCTGTGGGAAGATGTACTCGTTCGGGCTTGGTGGTAACGGGCAGCTTGGTACTCGCTCCACTTGCAACAGAAAGAGCCCCGCCCCCGTCAAATGCTCCTGGGTAGCCTCCAATTCTCCAACAGATTCAG ACTCGGGGCAGGGCTGCTGTGTCAAGAGGATTTATGCCGGAGGAGACCAGAGCTTTGCCCACTACTGCACTGCCAAT aaacTCCACAACATAGATGACGTGAGGATACAAGATTCCCACAGAACGATTTTAACCTTGAATCAGGAAGTCATAGAAAGGTGGTGGAATCACTCACCTGGAAGACTCCCGCAAGAAATTGCCAA TGAGATTGACCTCGTGTTCTCCTCAGCAAGCTGCCTCAATGGATCTTTTCTGTCAAAGAG TCATCCAGATCACTACAGTACCAGCAGTAAATGTTCGGGGGTGGATATGAACACAGCTCGCCTCCTGTTTCACAGACTGGTCCAACAAGATCACCCTGAGATCGCTCAGCAG ATTGCTGCCAGTCTGGAAAAGCACCTCATTCCCAGACTAGGCAGCTCTCCTCCAGACATCGAAGCCCTGAGACTCTACCTCACTCTACCAGAATGCCCTCTCTTCAGTGACCGAAATAATTACGTGACCATCTCTATCCCGTTTGCCAAATCACTCCTCAATCTGAAAGAGGCTCCGCTGAAGGTGCTAG GAAACTGGTGGTCCAGGTTTGAGCCCCAAGTCTTCCAGCGGCTTGTTGAGTTGTACAAGGAAGTGGTTGTGTATCTGCTTCAGATGCACAAGATGGGCATACCCTCAGTGGAGCAGAGAATTTTCACCTGTTTCCTGGACACGTCCCTCAGACTCCTGGAGATCCTGCACACg GTGAGCGAGAGAGCGGGACACATCATTCAGTACGATAAATTCTACATCCATGAGTTGGACGACCTGATAGACATCAGAAATGACTACGTCACATGGATTCAGAGGCAGATGTACCCGATG GGTCATGATGGCGTGGTGACTCTGTGCAGGTATCCCTTTGTGTTTGATGCCCAAGCAAAGACCACGCTGCTTCACACTGATGCCGTTATACAGATGCAG ATGGCAGTAGACCAGGCACAGATGCAAAACTTCAGCTCCATGTTCCTGCCAGCAGTGGAATCTGTCAACCCGTGCCTCATCCTCATCGTTCGGAGGGAAAACATTGTTGGAGACACCATGGAAGTCCTCAGGAAGTCC AAGAATGTTGACTACAAGAAGCCACTCAAG GTGATCTTTGTGGGAGAGGAGGCGGTCGATGCAGGAGGTGTGAGAAAGGAGTTCTTCCTCCTGATCATGAAAGAGCTGCTGGATCCAAAATATGGGATGTTTCGTTACTACGAGGAGTCCAGGCTCATCTGGTTTTCAAACAAG ACTTTTGAAGACATCGACTTGTTCAACCTCATCGGGGTCATCTGTGGTCTGGCCATCTACAATCTGACTATAGTGGAGCTCAACTTCCCCGTGGCCCTTTACAAGAAGCTCCTGAAGAGGAAGCCGACGCTAGATGACCTCAAAGAGCTAATGCCAGATGTGGGAAG GAGTCTGCAGCACTTACTGGACTACACAGAGGACGACCTGGAGGACATCTTCTGCTTAAACTTCACA atcACAGAGGAAAACTATGGCGCCACTGAGGTCTTGGAATTAGTTCGGGGCGGCGAAGACATCCCTGTGAATAAATCAAACAG GCAGGACTTTGTCAATGCGTACGTAGACTACGTTTTTAACACATCAGTGGCGCCTCTGTTCGAGTGCTTCTACGCTGGCTTCCACAAGGTGTGCGGCGGAAAAGTTTTAGAGCTGTTCCAGCCAAATGAACTGCAAGCAATGGTCATCGGCAACACCAACTATGACTGGACAGAGCTCGAAAAG AGCACTGAATACAAAGGGGAGTACTGGGCGGACCATCCTACCATCAGGCTCTTCTGGGAGGTGTTCCACAGTCTTCCGTTAGAGAAGAAAAAGCAGTTTCTGT TGTTCCTCACAGGAAGTGACCGTATACCCATTTTGGGCATGAAAAGCCTGAAGCTGGTGATCCAGCCCACAGGTGGAGGAGAGCATTATTTGCCTGTCGCCCACACCTGCTTCAACCTGCTGGACCTGCCCAAGTACACGAGTCTGGAAACCCTCCGTGAGAAGCTTCTACAGGCTATAGAACACAATCAAGGTTTTAATCTAGTCTGA